The Corvus moneduloides isolate bCorMon1 chromosome 5, bCorMon1.pri, whole genome shotgun sequence genome includes a region encoding these proteins:
- the LOC116444334 gene encoding uncharacterized protein LOC116444334 isoform X3 — translation MQGGSWFTMEMMRDAKAWKLPPALDKYKSIYRKDFCWQDDYHSPTQAHVPTPSFLPVPDVPKCYLPECQPSDLTTRRAGKLEILADPMHDLSCCPPLPAPAPTDGTEDCSNLEWKSIYNQDYQHQMGVHGGFYTEEIRPSPVFPEESRFNYSRWVSEYADSYSIFLKRLDWSSPISAQWLPFGKDARWTPRWKESIH, via the exons ATGCAGGGAG GTTCCTGGTTCACCATGGAGATGATGAGGGATGCAAAGGCCTGGAAG ctGCCACCCGCACTGGACAAGTACAAGAGCATTTACCGGAAGGACTTCTGCTGGCAGGACGACTACCACTCACCCACCCAGGCACACGTACCG ACACCTTCATTCCTTCCTGTTCCAGACGTGCCCAAGTGCTACCTACCAGAGTGCCAGCCCTCTGACCTGACAACAAGACGGGCAGGGAAACTGGAGATTCTTGCTGACCCGATGCACGACCTGTCTTGCTGCCCaccccttccagctcctgctccgaCAGATGGAACAGAGG ACTGCTCTAACCTTGAATGGAAAAGTATCTACAATCAAGATTACCAACACCAGATGGGAGTCCATGGTGGATTCTATACAGAGGAGATAAGGCCTTCTCCCGTTTTCCCTGAAGAGAGCCGCTTCAATTA CAGCCGCTGGGTTTCTGAGTATGCAGACAGCTACAGCATCTTCCTGAAGAGGCTGGACTGGTCATCTCCCATCTCTGCTCAATGGCTGCCCTTTGGGAAGGATGCGCGATGGACACCGCGATGGAAAGAGTCCATTCACTGA
- the LOC116444334 gene encoding uncharacterized protein LOC116444334 isoform X2, translating to MEMMRDAKAWKLPPALDKYKSIYRKDFCWQDDYHSPTQAHVPTPSFLPVPDVPKCYLPECQPSDLTTRRAGKLEILADPMHDLSCCPPLPAPAPTDGTEGALVQRELPSSNVVTYQQFTRDLYQERLYNADKYKYHNLGSSILMKDCSNLEWKSIYNQDYQHQMGVHGGFYTEEIRPSPVFPEESRFNYSRWVSEYADSYSIFLKRLDWSSPISAQWLPFGKDARWTPRWKESIH from the exons ATGGAGATGATGAGGGATGCAAAGGCCTGGAAG ctGCCACCCGCACTGGACAAGTACAAGAGCATTTACCGGAAGGACTTCTGCTGGCAGGACGACTACCACTCACCCACCCAGGCACACGTACCG ACACCTTCATTCCTTCCTGTTCCAGACGTGCCCAAGTGCTACCTACCAGAGTGCCAGCCCTCTGACCTGACAACAAGACGGGCAGGGAAACTGGAGATTCTTGCTGACCCGATGCACGACCTGTCTTGCTGCCCaccccttccagctcctgctccgaCAGATGGAACAGAGG GGGCATTGGTGCAGAGGGAACTGCCATCCTCGAACGTGGTCACCTACCAGCAATTCACCCGGGATTTGTACCAGGAAAGGCTGTACAATGCTGATAAATACAAATACCATAACCTTGGCTCATCTATTTTAATGAAAG ACTGCTCTAACCTTGAATGGAAAAGTATCTACAATCAAGATTACCAACACCAGATGGGAGTCCATGGTGGATTCTATACAGAGGAGATAAGGCCTTCTCCCGTTTTCCCTGAAGAGAGCCGCTTCAATTA CAGCCGCTGGGTTTCTGAGTATGCAGACAGCTACAGCATCTTCCTGAAGAGGCTGGACTGGTCATCTCCCATCTCTGCTCAATGGCTGCCCTTTGGGAAGGATGCGCGATGGACACCGCGATGGAAAGAGTCCATTCACTGA
- the LOC116444334 gene encoding uncharacterized protein LOC116444334 isoform X1, translated as MQGGSWFTMEMMRDAKAWKLPPALDKYKSIYRKDFCWQDDYHSPTQAHVPTPSFLPVPDVPKCYLPECQPSDLTTRRAGKLEILADPMHDLSCCPPLPAPAPTDGTEGALVQRELPSSNVVTYQQFTRDLYQERLYNADKYKYHNLGSSILMKDCSNLEWKSIYNQDYQHQMGVHGGFYTEEIRPSPVFPEESRFNYSRWVSEYADSYSIFLKRLDWSSPISAQWLPFGKDARWTPRWKESIH; from the exons ATGCAGGGAG GTTCCTGGTTCACCATGGAGATGATGAGGGATGCAAAGGCCTGGAAG ctGCCACCCGCACTGGACAAGTACAAGAGCATTTACCGGAAGGACTTCTGCTGGCAGGACGACTACCACTCACCCACCCAGGCACACGTACCG ACACCTTCATTCCTTCCTGTTCCAGACGTGCCCAAGTGCTACCTACCAGAGTGCCAGCCCTCTGACCTGACAACAAGACGGGCAGGGAAACTGGAGATTCTTGCTGACCCGATGCACGACCTGTCTTGCTGCCCaccccttccagctcctgctccgaCAGATGGAACAGAGG GGGCATTGGTGCAGAGGGAACTGCCATCCTCGAACGTGGTCACCTACCAGCAATTCACCCGGGATTTGTACCAGGAAAGGCTGTACAATGCTGATAAATACAAATACCATAACCTTGGCTCATCTATTTTAATGAAAG ACTGCTCTAACCTTGAATGGAAAAGTATCTACAATCAAGATTACCAACACCAGATGGGAGTCCATGGTGGATTCTATACAGAGGAGATAAGGCCTTCTCCCGTTTTCCCTGAAGAGAGCCGCTTCAATTA CAGCCGCTGGGTTTCTGAGTATGCAGACAGCTACAGCATCTTCCTGAAGAGGCTGGACTGGTCATCTCCCATCTCTGCTCAATGGCTGCCCTTTGGGAAGGATGCGCGATGGACACCGCGATGGAAAGAGTCCATTCACTGA